A stretch of the Takifugu flavidus isolate HTHZ2018 chromosome 1, ASM371156v2, whole genome shotgun sequence genome encodes the following:
- the LOC130532431 gene encoding olfactory receptor 5AN1-like codes for MDNASDVTMFTLSGFNGIVNYKFTLFALTFVCYCVIVQVNVTLILTIIMDKGLHEPMYIFLCNLCINSLYGTAGFYPKFLIDILSTSHVISYAGCLVQSLVVHSSVCADFSILVLMAYDRYVAICQPLVYHSVMNPQRVSALVFAAWMLPLTQLIVITVSTSTLRLCGSQISKLYCVTYVIRKLQCSSSISTVIFPAFIITFYSCHVLLVIYSYFYIMKTCLTSKEDRRKFIQTCLPHVSSLIVVIVCLLFDLVHMRFDSGKLSDNARNFMAIQFLLFPPLINPLIYGIKLTPIRNRIQNFLSKKI; via the coding sequence ATGGATAACGCTTCAGACGTGACCATGTTCACCCTGTCTGGATTTAATGGTATTGTAAATTACAAATTTACTTTATTTGCTCTCACCTTTGTTTGTTACTGTGTGATTGTTCAGGTAAATGTAACCCTCATTTTGACAATAATAATGGATAAAGGTCTTCATGAACCCATGTATATCTTTCTTTGCAACCTCTGCATCAACTCACTTTATGGGACAGCAGGTTTTTACCCCAAATTTCTGATAGATATTCTGTCGACCTCTCACGTCATCTCTTATGCAGGATGCCTTGTGCAGAGTTTGGTTGTGCACTCATCAGTTTGTGctgatttttccattttagtGCTGATGGCCTATGACAGATATGTTGCTATATGTCAACCTCTGGTATATCACTCTGTGATGAATCCTCAGAGAGTTTCTGCTCTTGTGTTCGCTGCTTGGATGCTTCCACTGACTCAGTTGATTGTGATCACAGTATCAACATCAACTCTCAGGTTATGTGGCTCACAGATATCAaaactttactgtgttaccTATGTCATACGTAAATTACAATGTTCATCTTCCATTTCAACTGTAATCTTTCCTGCTTTTATCATCACATTTTATTCCTGTCATGTTCTCCTCGTCATTTACTCTTATTTCTATATAATGAAAACATGCCTAACATCCAAAGAGGATAGGAGGAAATTTATACAAACATGTCTGCCCCATGTATCATCTTTGATTGTTGTAATTGTATGTTTGCTTTTTGATTTGGTACATATGAGATTTGACTCAGGAAAGTTATCAGACAACGCCCGCAATTTCATGGCAATacagtttctgctctttcctccacTAATCAATCCTTTAATCTATGGTATAAAACTGACACCAATCAGAAACAGAATTCAAAATTTTCTCAGCAAAAAAATCTAA